A window of the Harmonia axyridis chromosome 5, icHarAxyr1.1, whole genome shotgun sequence genome harbors these coding sequences:
- the LOC123680677 gene encoding uncharacterized protein LOC123680677, whose protein sequence is MKSTQNRFWLVLLFMVLWNVSYNSGGKKYSEIFKRKPKKPCDEETLVNLLAEIQVINPETIINLSTLEKVKPLCKRVAENLEKMEELLSDCEPPHQPNLYLQLIKGVEILYRKLCTDSPFRKQFEEHFKCLHQFRKEFDKCNGAPDWMENSDPEVICAEYKRIANCYYEVAGTHCGKEAADVMKELVISIINSILTVKCDIGGNPEDVIEIEAGPDHPKFKQTNLPKLKEQKNYSNANHLVVEADQMILSLFLNIYITMIF, encoded by the exons ATGAAATCCACCCAAAATAGATTTTGGCTGGTGCTTCTCTTTATGGTTCTTTGGAATGTTTCATACAATTCAG GTGGCAAGAAATATTCGGAGATATTCAAGAGGAAACCAAAAAAGCCCTGCGACGAAGAAACTTTGGTTAATCTTTTAGCCGAAATTCAAGTTATTAATCCAGAAACGATAATCAATTTGAGCACACTTGAAAAAGTTAAACCTCTCTGCAA GAGAGTGGCGGAAAATCTAGAAAAAATGGAAGAACTCTTATCAGACTGTGAGCCTCCACATCAACCAAATCTATATCTTCAACTTATTAAAGGGGTGGAAATCTTATACAGAAAGTTGTGTACGGATTCTCCATTCAGAAAAC AATTTGAAGAACATTTCAAATGCCTTCACCAGTTCCGAAAAGAATTTGATAAATGTAATGGTGCTCCTGACTGGATGGAAAATTCAGATCCTGAAGTTATATGCGC agAGTATAAAAGAATTGCAAATTGTTATTATGAAGTGGCAGGTACCCACTGCGGCAAAGAAGCTGCTGATGTCATGAAAGAGCTGGTTATTTCGATAATAAATAGCATTTTGACAGTCAAATGTGACATCGGGGGAAACCCTGAAGATGTGATAGAGATCGAAGCAGGACCAGATCACCCGAAGTTTAAACAGACAAATCTACCAAAACTAAAA GAACAGAAAAATTACTCAAATGCAAATCACCTTGTTGTTGAAGCTGATCAAATGATATTGTCTCTGTTCTTAAACATTTACATTACCATGATATTTTAA
- the LOC123680676 gene encoding high affinity cationic amino acid transporter 1-like isoform X2: protein MATLWKILTRRKAIDSDTGSETPLARVLNTFDLTALGVGSTLGVGVYVLAGKVASDTAGPAVIISFLIAAIASVFAGLCYAEFGARTPRAGSAYIYSYVCVGELIAFIIGWNLILEYIIGSASVAKGMSGYVNNLCNGTLNNTFRDWAPIDVPYLSSFFDFFAFSVPIILSIALAFGMKESSLLNNIFTTCNIAVVLFVIVAGAMNAHWSNWNINPNDVRNVSNTTNLGQGGFFPFGIQGVIKGAATCFYGFVGFDCIATTGEEVKNPKRAIPIAIIASLLIIFLAYFGTSTVLTLMVPYYEQNANAPIPFAFQRVHWYTAAYIVTFGAIFGLYASLFGAMFPLPRILYAMASDGLIFKFLGRVDQTFKTPVIGTLIAGLFTGSMAALFELDSLVNMMSIGTLLAYTIVAASVLLLRYVDEDNSGPINASEETALTESTEENRSVMKQIFNFGNYQTPNKTSQTVVTIDICLFCILCFLLALCALYLDNAIVNLEVIPLTLVTVILTFMALTIVSIASQPVSRTILSFQVPWVPLIPALSIFCNIYLMVMLDIATWIRFAVWMILGVPILYISRRCLYNIEEKVPRVTPIQSYENGGFYDDNLVYSDGNGAIQETLVITDQKIPSLKIVENSNESNVQTPSPSRIIESLDFVIESFEDDPITPNVMSASDPPPALVLSNKPLNGDFRDTPNSALRSELLNSLKANIDLLNPQDSENNQIELCSPGDSNLIPDNVVSVEEVENDNKGTDQQEIEPKSSSSSEISFVSACSVIDTGPNKTSDLDQVSNDICNPAPISIIPPPPPPPPPMENFTHFTTKNIVPNPSPNTQKNGSFTLERQKAKQRESPMIINKNSLNSVKLRHVHRPSIEQINLEDQGLNDPQKDENVKSTNEFYSNNVSPTLKNEENKPVTDVENLPPLVKLRHVKRPSLEDKDVKENISKSEQDSEIPKPRYMKSKSVNLGKKSNNEPLSNNQKKMEISKDAINSVKLRPVVRPSLPLNQEPPLDLPDSVKFGTAEFEEFKGKLNETLKKPVKILREPSFIDPKNASNKPEMRFSRENVIDDSLDLDKAKIIIENEISSKLNILKNMKESEPSKISNREEDSKLNADQTNKND, encoded by the exons ATGGCTACACTTTGGAAGATTTTAACTCGACGAAAAGCAATTGATTCCGATACTGGCAGTGAAACACCCCTTGCTAGAGTTTTGAATACTTTTGATCTTACAGCATTAGGTGTAGGAAGTACTCTTGGGGTTGGGGTGTATGTGCTTGCAGGTAAAGTGGCTAGTGATACTGCTGGACCTGCAGTTATTATTTCCTTTCTGATTGCTGCTATTGCCTCAGTGTTTGCAg gTTTATGTTATGCAGAATTTGGTGCAAGAACACCAAGAGCTGGTTCTGCTTACATATACAGTTATGTATGCGTTGGAGAATTAATTGCATTTATTATTGGTTGGAATTTAATTTTGGAATACATAATAG gatCTGCTAGTGTAGCAAAAGGTATGAGTGGCTATGTGAACAATCTTTGTAATGGAACATTGAATAATACATTCAGAGATTGGGCACCTATAGATGTGCCTTATTTGTCttcatttttcgatttttttgcaTTCAGCGTTCCCATCATTCTGTCAA ttgCCTTAGCTTTTGGCATGAAGGAAAGTAGTTTGCTGAATAATATCTTCACCACTTGCAATATAGCAGTTGTTTTGTTTGTAATTGTAGCTGGTGCGATGAATG cTCATTGGAGTAACTGGAACATCAATCCCAATGATGTGAGGAACGTATCTAATACAACAAACCTAGGACAAGGAGGTTTTTTCCCATTcgggatacagggtgttataaaAGGTGCTGCAACTTGTTTTTACGGTTTTGTGGGATTTGATTGTATTGCAACAACAggagaagaagtgaaaaatccCAAGAGAGCTATTCCCATAGCCATTATTGCATCATTACTTATTATATTCTTGGCTTATTTTGGGACATCTACAGTGTTGACACTTATGGTGCCGTATTATGAACAA AACGCCAATGCTCCCATTCCATTTGCATTTCAAAGAGTCCATTGGTATACTGCAGCTTACATTGTGACTTTTGGAGCAATTTTTGGACTTTATGCTAG tttatttGGAGCTATGTTTCCTTTGCCGAGGATATTATACGCAATGGCATCTGATggtttgattttcaaatttttaggaaGGGTTGATCAAACATTCAAAACACCAGTGATTGGAACATTGATTGCCGGTTTATTCACAG gtTCCATGGCCGCATTGTTTGAACTTGATTCTTTGGTAAACATGATGTCAATAGGAACTCTCTTGGCTTATACGATAGTGGCGGCTTCAGTGCTTTTACTGAG atacGTGGACGAGGACAATTCGGGACCTATAAATGCCAGTGAAGAAACAGCTTTGACTGAATCTACCGAAGAAAATAGATCTGTGATGAAGCAAATATTCAACTTCGGAAATTATCAGACTCCAAACAAAACATCTCAGACCGTTGTTACTATTGATATTTGTTTGTTCT GTATACTTTGTTTTCTACTGGCCCTATGTGCATTATATCTCGATAATGCCATTGTCAATTTAGAAGTGATTCCTTTGACCCTAGTGACTGTGATATTGACTTTTATGGCTCTAACGATAGTATCAATTGCAAGTCAACCAGTATCAAGGACGATTTTGTCATTCCAG GTTCCTTGGGTACCATTGATACCTGCTCTCAGTATTTTCTGTAATATTTATCTTATGGTAATGTTGGATATAGCTACATGGATACGGTTTGCCGTATGGATGATATTGG GTGTTCCCATTCTTTATATCTCCAGAAGATGCTTAtacaatattgaagaaaaagttCCAAGGGTGACACCTATACAAAGTTATGAAAATGGCGGGTTTTATGATGATAACTTAGTTTATTCAGATGGAAATGGCGCAATCCAAGAAACCTTAGTTATTACCGATCAAAAAATTCCTTccttgaaaattgttgaaaattctaATGAATCAAATGTTCAGACACCTAGTCCGAGTAGGATTATAGAATCTTTGGACTTTGTTATAGAAAGCTTTGAAGATGATCCTATCACACCAAATGTCATGTCTGCTTCAGATCCACCCCCAGCTTTAGTGTTGTCCAATAAGCCTCTTAACGGTGATTTTAGGGATACCCCCAATAGTGCTTTACGCTCTGAACTTTTGAATAGTTTGAAGGCCAATATTGATTTACTAAATCCTCAGGATTCAGAGAATAACCAAATTGAGTTATGCTCCCCTGGAGATTCTAATTTAATTCCTGATAACGTAGTATCAGTTGAAGAAGTCGAAAATGACAACAAAGGAACCGATCAACAAGAAATAGAACCAAAATCTTCTTCAAGCAGCGAAATATCTTTCGTTAGTGCATGTTCCGTAATTGACACAGGTCCAAATAAAACTTCAGATTTGGACCAAGTCAGCAATGATATATGTAATCCTGCACCAATATCAATAATACCTCCACCCCCACCTCCTCCTCCGCCTATGGAGAACTTCACTCATTTTACAACAAAAAACATTGTCCCAAATCCTAGTCCTAATACTCAAAAAAATGGATCATTCACTCTTGAGAGACAAAAAGCTAAACAACGAGAATCACCAATGATAATCAACAAGAATTCCCTCAATTCTGTTAAATTGAGGCATGTTCATAGACCTAGtattgaacaaattaatttaGAGGATCAAGGACTCAATGATCCTCAGAAAGACGAAAATGTAAAAAGTACCAATGAATTTTACTCAAATAATGTAAGTCCTActttgaaaaatgaagaaaataaaccAGTAACTGATGTTGAAAATCTCCCTCCTCTGGTGAAATTGAGACACGTTAAAAGACCTAGTTTGGAAGATAAAGATGTCAAAGAAAATATAAGTAAGTCTGAACAAGATTCAGAAATTCCCAAGCCAAGGTACATGAAAAGCAAATCAGTTAACCTTGGAAAAAAATCTAACAATGAGCCTTTGAGTAATAACCAAAAGAAAATGGAAATATCCAAAGATGCTATTAATTCTGTAAAACTAAGACCTGTTGTACGTCCATCTTTACCACTGAACCAAGAACCTCCACTAGACTTACCTGATTCTGTTAAATTTGGGACGGCAgaatttgaagaattcaaaggcaaattgaatgaaacattaaaaaaacCAGTTAAAATCCTGAGGGAGCCTTCCTTCATAGATCCCAAAAATGCGTCTAATAAACCTGAAATGAGATTCAGTAGAGAAAATGTTATTGATGATAGTTTAGATTTAGATAAAGCTAAAATTAtcatagaaaatgaaattagtTCCAAATTGAACATATTGAAGAACATGAAAGAATCTGAACCTTCAAAAATTAGCAATAGGGAAGaagattcaaaattgaatgCCGACCAAACAAATAAAAACGATTGA
- the LOC123680676 gene encoding high affinity cationic amino acid transporter 1-like isoform X1: MATLWKILTRRKAIDSDTGSETPLARVLNTFDLTALGVGSTLGVGVYVLAGKVASDTAGPAVIISFLIAAIASVFAGLCYAEFGARTPRAGSAYIYSYVCVGELIAFIIGWNLILEYIIGSASVAKGMSGYVNNLCNGTLNNTFRDWAPIDVPYLSSFFDFFAFSVPIILSIALAFGMKESSLLNNIFTTCNIAVVLFVIVAGAMNAHWSNWNINPNDVRNVSNTTNLGQGGFFPFGIQGVIKGAATCFYGFVGFDCIATTGEEVKNPKRAIPIAIIASLLIIFLAYFGTSTVLTLMVPYYEQNANAPIPFAFQRVHWYTAAYIVTFGAIFGLYASLFGAMFPLPRILYAMASDGLIFKFLGRVDQTFKTPVIGTLIAGLFTGSMAALFELDSLVNMMSIGTLLAYTIVAASVLLLRYSVDEQGYMPIPGSTDYDRYVDEDNSGPINASEETALTESTEENRSVMKQIFNFGNYQTPNKTSQTVVTIDICLFCILCFLLALCALYLDNAIVNLEVIPLTLVTVILTFMALTIVSIASQPVSRTILSFQVPWVPLIPALSIFCNIYLMVMLDIATWIRFAVWMILGVPILYISRRCLYNIEEKVPRVTPIQSYENGGFYDDNLVYSDGNGAIQETLVITDQKIPSLKIVENSNESNVQTPSPSRIIESLDFVIESFEDDPITPNVMSASDPPPALVLSNKPLNGDFRDTPNSALRSELLNSLKANIDLLNPQDSENNQIELCSPGDSNLIPDNVVSVEEVENDNKGTDQQEIEPKSSSSSEISFVSACSVIDTGPNKTSDLDQVSNDICNPAPISIIPPPPPPPPPMENFTHFTTKNIVPNPSPNTQKNGSFTLERQKAKQRESPMIINKNSLNSVKLRHVHRPSIEQINLEDQGLNDPQKDENVKSTNEFYSNNVSPTLKNEENKPVTDVENLPPLVKLRHVKRPSLEDKDVKENISKSEQDSEIPKPRYMKSKSVNLGKKSNNEPLSNNQKKMEISKDAINSVKLRPVVRPSLPLNQEPPLDLPDSVKFGTAEFEEFKGKLNETLKKPVKILREPSFIDPKNASNKPEMRFSRENVIDDSLDLDKAKIIIENEISSKLNILKNMKESEPSKISNREEDSKLNADQTNKND; this comes from the exons ATGGCTACACTTTGGAAGATTTTAACTCGACGAAAAGCAATTGATTCCGATACTGGCAGTGAAACACCCCTTGCTAGAGTTTTGAATACTTTTGATCTTACAGCATTAGGTGTAGGAAGTACTCTTGGGGTTGGGGTGTATGTGCTTGCAGGTAAAGTGGCTAGTGATACTGCTGGACCTGCAGTTATTATTTCCTTTCTGATTGCTGCTATTGCCTCAGTGTTTGCAg gTTTATGTTATGCAGAATTTGGTGCAAGAACACCAAGAGCTGGTTCTGCTTACATATACAGTTATGTATGCGTTGGAGAATTAATTGCATTTATTATTGGTTGGAATTTAATTTTGGAATACATAATAG gatCTGCTAGTGTAGCAAAAGGTATGAGTGGCTATGTGAACAATCTTTGTAATGGAACATTGAATAATACATTCAGAGATTGGGCACCTATAGATGTGCCTTATTTGTCttcatttttcgatttttttgcaTTCAGCGTTCCCATCATTCTGTCAA ttgCCTTAGCTTTTGGCATGAAGGAAAGTAGTTTGCTGAATAATATCTTCACCACTTGCAATATAGCAGTTGTTTTGTTTGTAATTGTAGCTGGTGCGATGAATG cTCATTGGAGTAACTGGAACATCAATCCCAATGATGTGAGGAACGTATCTAATACAACAAACCTAGGACAAGGAGGTTTTTTCCCATTcgggatacagggtgttataaaAGGTGCTGCAACTTGTTTTTACGGTTTTGTGGGATTTGATTGTATTGCAACAACAggagaagaagtgaaaaatccCAAGAGAGCTATTCCCATAGCCATTATTGCATCATTACTTATTATATTCTTGGCTTATTTTGGGACATCTACAGTGTTGACACTTATGGTGCCGTATTATGAACAA AACGCCAATGCTCCCATTCCATTTGCATTTCAAAGAGTCCATTGGTATACTGCAGCTTACATTGTGACTTTTGGAGCAATTTTTGGACTTTATGCTAG tttatttGGAGCTATGTTTCCTTTGCCGAGGATATTATACGCAATGGCATCTGATggtttgattttcaaatttttaggaaGGGTTGATCAAACATTCAAAACACCAGTGATTGGAACATTGATTGCCGGTTTATTCACAG gtTCCATGGCCGCATTGTTTGAACTTGATTCTTTGGTAAACATGATGTCAATAGGAACTCTCTTGGCTTATACGATAGTGGCGGCTTCAGTGCTTTTACTGAG GTATTCTGTGGACGAACAGGGTTATATGCCCATTCCTGGTTCAACTGATTATGATAG atacGTGGACGAGGACAATTCGGGACCTATAAATGCCAGTGAAGAAACAGCTTTGACTGAATCTACCGAAGAAAATAGATCTGTGATGAAGCAAATATTCAACTTCGGAAATTATCAGACTCCAAACAAAACATCTCAGACCGTTGTTACTATTGATATTTGTTTGTTCT GTATACTTTGTTTTCTACTGGCCCTATGTGCATTATATCTCGATAATGCCATTGTCAATTTAGAAGTGATTCCTTTGACCCTAGTGACTGTGATATTGACTTTTATGGCTCTAACGATAGTATCAATTGCAAGTCAACCAGTATCAAGGACGATTTTGTCATTCCAG GTTCCTTGGGTACCATTGATACCTGCTCTCAGTATTTTCTGTAATATTTATCTTATGGTAATGTTGGATATAGCTACATGGATACGGTTTGCCGTATGGATGATATTGG GTGTTCCCATTCTTTATATCTCCAGAAGATGCTTAtacaatattgaagaaaaagttCCAAGGGTGACACCTATACAAAGTTATGAAAATGGCGGGTTTTATGATGATAACTTAGTTTATTCAGATGGAAATGGCGCAATCCAAGAAACCTTAGTTATTACCGATCAAAAAATTCCTTccttgaaaattgttgaaaattctaATGAATCAAATGTTCAGACACCTAGTCCGAGTAGGATTATAGAATCTTTGGACTTTGTTATAGAAAGCTTTGAAGATGATCCTATCACACCAAATGTCATGTCTGCTTCAGATCCACCCCCAGCTTTAGTGTTGTCCAATAAGCCTCTTAACGGTGATTTTAGGGATACCCCCAATAGTGCTTTACGCTCTGAACTTTTGAATAGTTTGAAGGCCAATATTGATTTACTAAATCCTCAGGATTCAGAGAATAACCAAATTGAGTTATGCTCCCCTGGAGATTCTAATTTAATTCCTGATAACGTAGTATCAGTTGAAGAAGTCGAAAATGACAACAAAGGAACCGATCAACAAGAAATAGAACCAAAATCTTCTTCAAGCAGCGAAATATCTTTCGTTAGTGCATGTTCCGTAATTGACACAGGTCCAAATAAAACTTCAGATTTGGACCAAGTCAGCAATGATATATGTAATCCTGCACCAATATCAATAATACCTCCACCCCCACCTCCTCCTCCGCCTATGGAGAACTTCACTCATTTTACAACAAAAAACATTGTCCCAAATCCTAGTCCTAATACTCAAAAAAATGGATCATTCACTCTTGAGAGACAAAAAGCTAAACAACGAGAATCACCAATGATAATCAACAAGAATTCCCTCAATTCTGTTAAATTGAGGCATGTTCATAGACCTAGtattgaacaaattaatttaGAGGATCAAGGACTCAATGATCCTCAGAAAGACGAAAATGTAAAAAGTACCAATGAATTTTACTCAAATAATGTAAGTCCTActttgaaaaatgaagaaaataaaccAGTAACTGATGTTGAAAATCTCCCTCCTCTGGTGAAATTGAGACACGTTAAAAGACCTAGTTTGGAAGATAAAGATGTCAAAGAAAATATAAGTAAGTCTGAACAAGATTCAGAAATTCCCAAGCCAAGGTACATGAAAAGCAAATCAGTTAACCTTGGAAAAAAATCTAACAATGAGCCTTTGAGTAATAACCAAAAGAAAATGGAAATATCCAAAGATGCTATTAATTCTGTAAAACTAAGACCTGTTGTACGTCCATCTTTACCACTGAACCAAGAACCTCCACTAGACTTACCTGATTCTGTTAAATTTGGGACGGCAgaatttgaagaattcaaaggcaaattgaatgaaacattaaaaaaacCAGTTAAAATCCTGAGGGAGCCTTCCTTCATAGATCCCAAAAATGCGTCTAATAAACCTGAAATGAGATTCAGTAGAGAAAATGTTATTGATGATAGTTTAGATTTAGATAAAGCTAAAATTAtcatagaaaatgaaattagtTCCAAATTGAACATATTGAAGAACATGAAAGAATCTGAACCTTCAAAAATTAGCAATAGGGAAGaagattcaaaattgaatgCCGACCAAACAAATAAAAACGATTGA